In Microvenator marinus, one genomic interval encodes:
- a CDS encoding AtpZ/AtpI family protein, producing MREEKRSGLVKLGVLSALGFEFVAFTLIGVFLGQWLDARFDIEPWGLLGSLLLAMIAAGVHVAAIAKRFILE from the coding sequence TTGCGTGAAGAGAAACGATCTGGACTAGTAAAGCTTGGCGTCCTGAGTGCGCTTGGCTTTGAATTCGTAGCTTTCACACTCATCGGTGTATTTCTAGGTCAGTGGCTCGACGCGAGGTTCGATATCGAACCCTGGGGGCTGCTCGGATCGCTTCTCCTCGCGATGATAGCCGCCGGAGTCCATGTGGCGGCTATCGCAAAACGTTTTATCCTCGAATAA
- the gyrA gene encoding DNA gyrase subunit A, giving the protein MTESPNIIPINIEDEIRHSYLDYAMSVIIGRALPDVRDGLKPVHRRILFAMHELGNRWNASYKKSARVVGDVIGKYHPHGDSAVYDALVRMAQDFNMRLPLVDGQGNFGSVDGDKAAAMRYTEARMARAAQEFLNDIEKNTIEWGPNYDESLKEPLVLPTKIPNLLVNGSSGIAVGMSTNIPPHNLGEVVRATLALIENPDMGVDELMQIMPGPDFPTGGIIYGATGIREAYETGRGIIRVRARADVEEDERSGKSSIIVTELPYQVNKAKLLERIAELVRDKKLEGVTDLRDESDRDGMRMVVELRRDVMPEVMLNNLFKMTAMQSSFGIINLAIVHGQPKIMPVTEILNHFVDFRRDVVTRRTIYELQQAEARAHILEGLKIALDHLDEVIALIRASPDGEAAKTGLMDTFGLSDRQAQAILDMRLQRLTGLERDKILQELAEIRLEIERLKGILADEGKLMAVIKEELESVLAQYETPRLTQIIASAGDLSMADLIAEEAMVVTVTHQGYVKRTAVTEYRAQKRGGKGRRGMATKDEDFVQDLFVASTHTDVLMFTSIGKVYKRTVWELPAGSPTTKGKPIVQLLNLTAEEKLTAIVPIEDFEEGKFILSATRNGIIKKTELMAYKNVHSGGIIALGLKDGDELITCRLVDEGDHVVLVSKEGQSIRFQEDETRPMGRGASGVFGMRFRENDELIAMEIIPKGTPDEGSLKLLTVTKKGYGKRTELGEYPIQGRGGKGVITIKTTERNGDVVSACLLDEGDQIIVITDHGQLIRTNAREISVYSRNTQGVRIMNIEGDEKIVSVARVKEEDIDDEDEVTAVPEGQVPPEIEAEEPVEETDAEPGAEENISSEEE; this is encoded by the coding sequence ATGACTGAATCTCCAAACATTATTCCAATCAATATCGAAGACGAAATTCGTCACTCGTACCTCGACTACGCGATGAGCGTGATCATCGGGCGCGCCCTGCCGGACGTCCGAGACGGGCTCAAGCCGGTACACCGCCGCATCCTCTTCGCGATGCACGAGCTGGGTAACCGCTGGAACGCCTCATATAAGAAGTCTGCCCGTGTGGTCGGTGACGTGATTGGTAAGTACCACCCGCACGGTGATAGCGCCGTGTACGACGCCCTGGTGCGTATGGCGCAGGATTTCAACATGCGCCTTCCGTTGGTGGATGGGCAGGGTAACTTCGGCTCCGTGGACGGCGATAAGGCCGCTGCCATGCGATATACCGAAGCCCGTATGGCGCGCGCCGCCCAGGAATTCCTCAACGATATTGAGAAGAACACCATCGAATGGGGCCCGAACTACGACGAATCGCTCAAAGAGCCGCTCGTCCTGCCCACCAAAATCCCGAACCTTCTGGTCAACGGCTCGTCCGGTATCGCCGTGGGTATGTCTACGAACATCCCTCCGCATAACCTCGGTGAGGTGGTGCGCGCGACTCTGGCACTGATTGAAAACCCAGATATGGGCGTGGATGAGTTGATGCAGATTATGCCTGGCCCAGACTTCCCGACCGGCGGCATCATTTATGGCGCAACTGGAATCCGAGAAGCTTACGAGACCGGGCGCGGCATCATCCGCGTGCGGGCGAGAGCCGATGTGGAAGAGGACGAGCGTTCTGGCAAGTCCAGCATCATCGTGACCGAGCTTCCGTATCAGGTGAATAAGGCCAAACTCCTTGAGCGCATCGCGGAACTTGTTCGCGACAAGAAGCTAGAGGGCGTGACCGACCTTCGCGATGAGTCAGACCGTGACGGTATGCGCATGGTGGTGGAATTGCGCCGCGACGTGATGCCCGAGGTTATGCTAAATAACCTCTTCAAGATGACGGCGATGCAGTCCTCGTTCGGTATCATCAATTTGGCGATCGTCCACGGACAGCCAAAGATTATGCCGGTGACCGAGATCCTCAACCACTTCGTGGACTTCCGGCGCGACGTGGTGACTCGGCGTACGATTTATGAGCTTCAACAGGCTGAGGCCCGCGCTCATATTCTAGAAGGCCTGAAGATCGCGCTCGACCATCTCGACGAGGTCATTGCCCTGATTCGCGCGAGTCCTGACGGTGAGGCCGCAAAGACTGGCCTTATGGATACGTTCGGCCTCAGTGACCGACAAGCTCAAGCCATTCTGGATATGCGCCTTCAGCGCCTGACCGGCCTTGAGCGAGACAAGATTCTTCAAGAACTCGCCGAAATCCGGCTCGAGATCGAGCGGCTCAAGGGCATTCTCGCTGATGAAGGCAAGCTTATGGCTGTCATCAAAGAGGAGCTCGAATCGGTTCTGGCGCAATACGAGACCCCACGTCTTACGCAGATCATCGCTTCGGCGGGTGATTTGAGCATGGCCGACCTCATCGCAGAGGAAGCCATGGTCGTGACCGTGACTCACCAAGGCTACGTCAAGCGTACAGCGGTGACGGAGTACCGGGCGCAAAAGCGCGGCGGTAAAGGCCGGCGCGGCATGGCCACCAAAGACGAGGACTTTGTTCAGGATCTCTTCGTGGCCTCCACACACACAGATGTGTTGATGTTCACGTCGATCGGTAAGGTCTACAAGCGCACCGTTTGGGAGCTTCCTGCCGGGTCGCCGACCACGAAAGGCAAGCCTATCGTTCAGCTCTTGAATCTCACGGCCGAAGAGAAGCTTACCGCAATCGTGCCGATTGAAGACTTCGAAGAAGGAAAGTTCATCCTCAGCGCCACGCGTAACGGTATCATCAAGAAGACCGAGTTGATGGCGTACAAGAACGTCCACTCGGGCGGCATCATTGCTCTCGGACTCAAAGATGGTGATGAGCTCATCACCTGCCGACTCGTGGACGAAGGCGACCACGTGGTGCTTGTGTCCAAGGAAGGCCAGTCCATCCGATTCCAAGAGGACGAAACACGTCCGATGGGCCGCGGAGCCTCCGGCGTCTTCGGTATGCGTTTCCGTGAGAACGACGAACTCATCGCTATGGAAATCATCCCCAAAGGTACGCCAGACGAAGGCTCACTCAAGCTTCTGACGGTGACCAAGAAGGGTTATGGAAAGCGCACCGAGCTCGGCGAATACCCGATCCAAGGGCGCGGCGGCAAAGGCGTGATTACCATCAAGACCACGGAGCGCAATGGCGACGTGGTTAGCGCTTGCCTTCTCGATGAGGGTGACCAAATTATCGTCATCACGGACCACGGGCAATTGATCCGTACAAACGCACGCGAGATTTCGGTCTACAGCCGAAACACACAGGGCGTTCGGATCATGAATATCGAAGGCGATGAGAAGATCGTCAGCGTAGCCCGCGTCAAAGAAGAGGATATCGATGACGAGGACGAGGTCACAGCCGTTCCGGAAGGTCAAGTTCCTCCAGAGATTGAAGCCGAAGAACCCGTAGAAGAAACAGATGCCGAACCCGGTGCGGAAGAGAATATTTCTTCCGAAGAGGAGTAG
- a CDS encoding rhomboid family intramembrane serine protease produces MYHQEGKSCPRCTYPLLHDHMTGVDHCHRCMGSLIGPEQIARAVGQWAEPKLWMKQLGHRTIGQPLVCGNCNGMMSGFQVPFAGQSVVIDHCDGCGSLWLDEGEGDKLVRIVEHANRAGGLEKNSRVSLYHDPESGPRASRQYMRNKLHEEQVLASQDTMEPGGIGSYLFQIFTGLPVEVYNPPRQPPFMTYVLVFVLLIMWVAQFYFVDYLELSDEGMLAFFKLVGLAPDLVRQGDHLWGVFTHMFFHGNVIHLLGNLYFLWVFGDNVEDRIGPLGMLALFFTAGIGGALFQVAFQADPSIPVVGASGAIAGLMGAYLLFFPRVKMWLVFFFIRWRVPVVIYLGFWVLLNALGWWTGGAYVAWMAHLGGFIVGVLSGFLLHDTEWYKH; encoded by the coding sequence ATGTACCATCAGGAAGGCAAGAGTTGCCCACGTTGCACCTACCCACTTCTGCACGACCATATGACCGGAGTGGATCATTGCCATCGATGTATGGGATCGCTCATCGGACCCGAACAGATTGCAAGAGCAGTGGGGCAATGGGCCGAACCCAAGTTGTGGATGAAGCAACTCGGCCATCGCACCATCGGCCAGCCGCTGGTTTGCGGCAATTGCAACGGCATGATGTCTGGCTTTCAGGTCCCCTTCGCCGGGCAATCGGTGGTCATCGACCATTGTGACGGCTGTGGCTCGCTCTGGCTCGATGAAGGCGAGGGCGACAAACTCGTGCGGATCGTTGAGCACGCTAACAGGGCAGGTGGGCTTGAGAAGAACTCGCGCGTAAGTCTCTATCACGACCCGGAATCAGGGCCGCGCGCCTCGCGCCAATACATGCGAAACAAGTTGCACGAGGAGCAAGTGCTCGCCTCGCAAGACACCATGGAACCAGGCGGGATTGGCTCCTACCTTTTCCAGATTTTCACTGGTCTCCCCGTGGAGGTCTATAATCCGCCAAGGCAGCCGCCTTTTATGACCTATGTGCTGGTCTTCGTGCTTCTGATCATGTGGGTGGCACAGTTCTACTTCGTGGACTACCTGGAGCTCAGCGACGAAGGCATGTTGGCCTTTTTTAAGCTAGTCGGGCTCGCACCGGATTTAGTGCGCCAAGGTGACCATCTCTGGGGCGTATTCACGCATATGTTCTTCCACGGCAACGTGATTCATCTGCTTGGAAATCTCTACTTTCTCTGGGTCTTTGGCGATAACGTGGAGGACCGTATCGGCCCGCTTGGGATGCTCGCGCTCTTCTTCACGGCGGGAATCGGCGGCGCGCTCTTCCAGGTGGCATTTCAGGCAGACCCTTCAATTCCGGTGGTCGGCGCCTCGGGCGCGATTGCGGGCCTGATGGGGGCGTATCTGCTCTTCTTCCCGCGCGTAAAGATGTGGTTGGTCTTCTTCTTTATCCGCTGGCGAGTCCCGGTCGTCATTTACCTTGGCTTTTGGGTATTACTAAACGCGCTCGGCTGGTGGACCGGAGGCGCGTACGTGGCGTGGATGGCGCATCTTGGCGGGTTCATCGTCGGAGTTCTAAGTGGATTCCTCCTGCACGATACCGAATGGTACAAACACTAA
- a CDS encoding ABC transporter ATP-binding protein, translating to MSLEIARGEIHVLLGRSGSGKTTLLRAIGGFEPLRQGEVRVKSRVVDAATRASWIPPEKRQIGFVFQDYALFPHLSVIENIAYGAPGTKPEKKTAASEWLTRVRLQSHGDKRPADLSGGEQQRVAVARALAQGTDILLFDEPFSNLDAHLRKRVRLETLNLIRENNATAIFVTHDFEEAFAIADRISVLHDARLEQTGTPQEIYETPASIHVARLCGQASFLPVIAVAADTAQTALGEVKIRGAALEGGLVVIRPEDLKAIAASRPQHRILSRRYLGSSEEFEVEAGDAQVLVRQAPGQIPVDATHVELAYTGPFACVKA from the coding sequence GTGAGTTTGGAGATCGCTCGAGGCGAAATCCATGTTCTGCTCGGGCGTTCGGGCTCAGGGAAAACCACGCTATTACGGGCGATTGGCGGCTTTGAGCCACTTCGCCAGGGGGAGGTTCGGGTCAAGTCTAGAGTTGTTGACGCAGCGACTCGGGCGAGCTGGATTCCGCCGGAAAAACGGCAGATTGGGTTTGTGTTTCAGGACTATGCGCTCTTCCCTCACCTCTCGGTGATCGAGAATATCGCTTACGGCGCGCCCGGGACCAAACCTGAGAAGAAAACCGCGGCGTCGGAATGGCTAACGCGTGTTCGCCTGCAGTCCCACGGAGACAAACGCCCTGCGGACCTAAGCGGCGGGGAGCAACAGCGAGTTGCCGTGGCGCGCGCGCTTGCCCAGGGCACAGATATCTTGCTTTTCGACGAGCCTTTTTCAAATCTCGACGCGCACCTGAGAAAGCGGGTTCGGCTCGAAACCCTGAATTTGATCCGCGAGAACAACGCCACGGCCATCTTTGTCACTCACGATTTTGAGGAGGCGTTCGCCATCGCGGACCGCATCAGCGTTCTACACGATGCGCGTCTAGAACAAACGGGTACACCTCAAGAAATCTACGAGACGCCGGCCTCGATTCACGTAGCGCGCCTTTGCGGGCAGGCATCATTCCTCCCGGTGATTGCCGTAGCGGCCGACACGGCCCAAACGGCGCTCGGCGAGGTCAAGATTCGCGGTGCTGCGCTAGAAGGTGGCCTTGTAGTCATCAGGCCTGAGGACCTCAAGGCTATTGCAGCTTCGAGGCCCCAACATCGAATACTTAGCCGGCGCTATCTAGGGTCCTCAGAGGAGTTCGAGGTTGAGGCGGGAGACGCTCAAGTCTTGGTGAGACAGGCCCCCGGGCAAATTCCTGTAGACGCCACCCATGTTGAGCTTGCCTACACAGGGCCGTTTGCCTGCGTGAAGGCTTGA
- a CDS encoding alpha/beta hydrolase family protein, with product MVRYSPIFLALLFLGACGDDSTTTPPDTADMAVDQAPDAEPDLGFDADMGADLPEEMGEFVPEERTIFEQGPYRIGYKIYTTVYDAVGQTDREIPIKVWYPSIDKEGEAPRYARILLRKEVMLDAEPYLLEEAPVLVFSHGNSSFSEQSYFMSEYFASHGWIVIAPDHTGNTFRDTQGGISFESGAWRPQDITAMLDHFEGLDDDPIASKMSDDIVMTGHSFGGFTTLANAGSGFDVDGALEVCEAPGAPSACQILSSEDVVNKLREGFLDSRIKVAIPQTPGGFLLFQQGISEIDIPTLLMTAAMDNTLPDEEEGAPIWEAMGPKSMRLDLVAGGHFTYSNMCTVLPFIPEVQSDGCGEEFIDIEVAFEIINAYSMAFARFHLFGDQEHLDLLNGEDARWAEHLTLDYKSEALTAQ from the coding sequence ATGGTAAGATACTCCCCAATTTTCCTTGCCCTGCTCTTCCTCGGTGCGTGCGGTGACGACTCTACGACTACGCCTCCGGACACCGCTGATATGGCTGTGGACCAGGCGCCAGACGCCGAGCCGGATCTTGGGTTTGACGCGGATATGGGCGCCGATTTGCCCGAGGAGATGGGCGAGTTCGTGCCTGAAGAGCGGACGATCTTTGAACAAGGGCCTTATAGGATTGGCTACAAGATCTACACCACGGTCTACGATGCCGTAGGCCAGACTGACCGCGAAATCCCCATCAAGGTCTGGTATCCGAGCATCGACAAAGAAGGAGAAGCGCCGCGATACGCGAGAATCTTGCTTCGCAAAGAAGTGATGCTCGACGCGGAGCCCTACCTCTTGGAGGAAGCTCCGGTGTTGGTTTTCTCACACGGAAATTCAAGCTTTTCGGAGCAGTCCTATTTCATGTCCGAGTATTTCGCGAGTCATGGTTGGATCGTGATCGCGCCTGACCACACGGGCAACACGTTCAGGGACACTCAGGGTGGTATCTCGTTTGAGTCCGGTGCGTGGCGTCCGCAAGATATCACGGCCATGCTCGATCATTTTGAGGGGCTCGACGACGATCCCATCGCGAGCAAGATGTCCGATGATATCGTGATGACCGGGCATTCGTTTGGAGGCTTTACGACTCTGGCCAATGCCGGCTCCGGCTTTGATGTGGACGGCGCGCTGGAAGTTTGTGAGGCCCCTGGCGCACCTAGCGCATGCCAGATTTTGAGCTCCGAAGACGTGGTCAATAAGTTGAGGGAGGGGTTTCTGGACTCGCGCATCAAAGTGGCGATCCCCCAGACTCCTGGCGGATTCCTGCTCTTCCAACAAGGAATCTCTGAGATCGATATCCCTACCCTTTTGATGACCGCAGCCATGGACAACACCTTGCCAGATGAGGAAGAGGGCGCCCCTATTTGGGAGGCGATGGGTCCGAAGTCCATGCGACTCGACCTCGTAGCTGGTGGCCACTTCACCTACTCCAATATGTGCACGGTGCTCCCGTTCATACCCGAGGTGCAAAGCGACGGATGTGGCGAAGAGTTCATTGATATTGAAGTCGCGTTCGAGATCATCAATGCCTACAGCATGGCCTTTGCGCGGTTCCATCTTTTTGGGGACCAAGAGCACCTAGACCTCCTGAACGGTGAAGACGCGCGGTGGGCTGAGCATCTCACTCTTGATTACAAGTCTGAAGCGCTCACGGCACAATGA
- a CDS encoding pyridoxal phosphate-dependent aminotransferase: MTERTWRSSRTSNLAQSYIRKMTRECDRVGGINLGQGVCDLPTPTEILEAAASTIRADKMSTYGKFEGIDPLREAISKKATEFNKIPNVDANSEIVVTIGATGALNCIVQAIFNPGDEVIIFQPYYGYHLNTMLVGGLVPKFVELTPPEWELSREALEAVVTDKTRAIIFSSPTNPSGKVYTRDELKLIGDFCKDHDLLAITDEIYEHIVSEGHEHVSLASLPGMKERTLTISGFSKTFSITGWRLGYVIAPAHLAEPIGLVNDLFYVCAPTPLQYGVAVGLAEIPASYYVEMAADYQKKRDLFCDALKDAGLTPHVPDGAYYVLADITRLGFDDDREAAMHILETVGVASVPGSSFFTSKTGKGLTRFCYAKDWKTLEDACVRIRRLE; encoded by the coding sequence ATGACCGAGCGCACCTGGAGATCTTCACGCACCTCGAACCTGGCGCAGTCGTATATCCGCAAAATGACGCGTGAGTGCGACCGCGTGGGCGGCATCAATCTTGGACAGGGCGTATGCGATTTACCTACGCCAACCGAGATCTTGGAGGCCGCTGCCTCGACCATTCGTGCGGACAAGATGAGCACCTATGGGAAGTTTGAGGGGATCGATCCGTTGCGCGAAGCCATCTCGAAGAAGGCCACTGAGTTCAACAAGATCCCGAACGTGGACGCGAACTCGGAGATCGTGGTCACGATTGGAGCCACTGGCGCCTTGAACTGCATTGTTCAAGCCATCTTTAATCCGGGCGACGAAGTCATCATCTTCCAGCCCTATTACGGCTACCACTTGAACACGATGCTCGTGGGTGGACTGGTTCCGAAGTTTGTGGAGCTCACGCCGCCAGAATGGGAGCTTAGCCGCGAGGCCCTGGAAGCCGTAGTCACGGACAAGACCCGCGCCATCATCTTTAGCTCGCCGACCAACCCATCTGGCAAGGTCTACACGCGTGATGAGCTCAAGCTTATCGGCGATTTTTGCAAGGACCACGACCTCCTAGCCATCACGGACGAGATCTATGAGCATATCGTTTCGGAAGGTCACGAACACGTCTCGCTAGCTAGCCTTCCCGGAATGAAAGAGCGCACGCTCACGATTTCAGGGTTTTCCAAAACGTTTTCGATCACCGGGTGGCGGCTTGGTTACGTGATTGCACCTGCACATTTGGCGGAGCCCATCGGCCTAGTGAACGACCTCTTTTACGTCTGTGCGCCTACGCCACTTCAGTACGGAGTCGCGGTGGGACTGGCTGAGATTCCGGCCTCTTATTACGTGGAGATGGCCGCAGATTATCAGAAGAAACGAGACCTCTTCTGCGACGCGCTCAAAGACGCCGGCCTTACGCCACACGTTCCAGACGGGGCCTACTACGTCTTGGCCGACATCACTCGCCTCGGCTTTGATGACGACCGCGAAGCTGCCATGCATATTTTGGAGACAGTGGGCGTGGCTTCGGTTCCGGGAAGTTCATTCTTCACGTCCAAGACCGGCAAGGGCCTGACCCGCTTCTGCTACGCCAAAGACTGGAAAACGCTCGAGGACGCCTGCGTGAGAATCCGGCGCCTGGAGTAG
- a CDS encoding M42 family metallopeptidase — MKILKALSELPGAPGREERVRDYIKELVAPHVDEMHTDALGNLICLKRGSAKKPRKVMVACHMDEIAFYVRSVDEKGFIRVHHVGGFDTRNLFARRVRIQPRKGEDIFGNLNPSGRPIHVATPEERNKIPTTNEFFIDTGLEPEEVKKRVRAGDPVTLVQDFVEFGDLVSGKCMDNRAACWVGIDTLKRLKKNHDDVYVVFTVQEEIGVRGAITSSYAIDPDIGIAIDVTLAVDTPGVSEDEQITKLGKGVAIKVMDAYSISDNELVETFIEIAEKSKIPHQMELLPMGGTDAGALQRARGGSKAITLSIPTRYIHTVTETLHKKDLKATSDLLVKYLETKP, encoded by the coding sequence ATGAAGATACTCAAAGCACTCTCAGAACTCCCCGGCGCCCCAGGTCGCGAAGAACGCGTTCGCGACTATATCAAGGAATTGGTGGCACCCCACGTGGACGAAATGCACACAGACGCGCTGGGCAACTTGATTTGCCTCAAGCGTGGAAGTGCCAAAAAGCCACGCAAGGTGATGGTCGCCTGCCATATGGACGAGATCGCGTTCTACGTTCGGAGTGTGGACGAGAAAGGGTTCATCCGCGTGCACCATGTGGGCGGGTTCGACACGCGCAACCTTTTTGCGCGACGCGTGAGGATCCAGCCTAGAAAAGGCGAGGATATCTTTGGGAATCTGAACCCTTCGGGGCGCCCGATTCACGTGGCTACGCCGGAAGAGCGCAATAAGATTCCGACCACGAACGAGTTCTTCATCGACACCGGCCTTGAGCCCGAAGAAGTCAAAAAGCGCGTGCGCGCTGGCGATCCGGTCACTCTGGTTCAAGATTTCGTAGAGTTCGGCGATCTGGTTTCCGGCAAATGCATGGACAACCGCGCGGCGTGTTGGGTTGGCATCGATACCCTCAAACGCCTCAAGAAGAACCATGACGATGTTTACGTGGTCTTTACGGTTCAAGAGGAGATCGGCGTTCGCGGCGCGATCACGAGCTCCTACGCCATCGACCCAGATATCGGCATCGCCATCGACGTGACGCTCGCCGTGGATACGCCTGGCGTGAGCGAAGATGAGCAGATTACGAAGCTTGGAAAAGGTGTGGCCATCAAAGTGATGGATGCCTATTCGATCAGTGATAATGAGCTCGTCGAGACCTTTATCGAGATCGCGGAGAAGAGCAAAATCCCGCATCAGATGGAGCTTTTGCCTATGGGCGGCACCGATGCTGGAGCACTTCAACGCGCACGTGGCGGCTCAAAAGCCATCACGTTGAGCATCCCGACTCGTTACATCCACACGGTAACTGAAACGCTTCATAAGAAGGACCTGAAGGCCACCTCGGACCTCTTGGTCAAGTACCTCGAGACAAAACCATGA
- a CDS encoding serine hydrolase, which produces MNFRTFIAGLVLLAGCQTPEPRSEPAPEIQVQFEDTTSQKEPPKKTDDCASEVPVIDLDGSLARILPASVLQNPGKFRVQILVSFQTPEGCLSQWIYRADEEYFYPASAIKTVASLEALRLAEELGVGLDEPLRFQDSEPAETSLRKLVEDTQIISSNLAFNRLYEFAGPDRIHQYFWSQGFSSLRLLHRMFSKRTLDEERIVPAIEICRGGPCAFEPLLPRREGKALTVEKSVNTLIGESYLDPLSNELKVEPMDFSVKNAFDLRDHQKLHRTLIFGEFPGLSLASRNFLLETMSRAPESSLTRFKPLTPGLSEARLRYTNKAGRALGFHVENAALSDPRRPLGQCPVLFVSAAIYVNEDGRLNDDQYEYDTISFPFFEALGREVSAYLEHITCT; this is translated from the coding sequence GTGAATTTCAGGACTTTCATCGCCGGGTTGGTTCTGCTCGCAGGCTGCCAAACGCCTGAACCCAGATCCGAGCCGGCCCCAGAAATACAAGTCCAGTTCGAGGACACGACCTCACAAAAAGAACCACCAAAGAAGACCGACGATTGTGCGTCTGAAGTTCCCGTTATCGACCTCGACGGCAGCCTTGCTCGGATTCTTCCAGCGTCGGTGCTCCAAAATCCTGGCAAATTTCGGGTACAAATCCTCGTCTCGTTTCAGACCCCGGAAGGGTGTCTCTCGCAGTGGATCTACCGAGCCGACGAAGAGTATTTTTACCCGGCGAGCGCGATTAAAACCGTGGCGAGCCTCGAGGCTCTGAGGTTGGCCGAAGAACTTGGCGTGGGGCTCGACGAGCCGCTCCGCTTCCAAGATTCAGAACCGGCAGAAACATCGCTCAGGAAGCTCGTCGAGGACACTCAGATCATCTCCAGTAACCTCGCCTTCAACCGGCTCTACGAGTTCGCAGGACCAGACCGAATCCACCAATATTTCTGGAGCCAGGGCTTTTCATCACTTCGCCTGCTCCACCGCATGTTCTCCAAACGAACGCTCGACGAGGAACGAATCGTGCCGGCCATTGAGATTTGTCGCGGTGGGCCATGTGCCTTTGAGCCCCTTTTGCCGCGCCGTGAGGGTAAAGCTCTCACTGTTGAAAAGTCTGTGAATACTTTGATCGGGGAATCCTATTTGGACCCACTGAGCAATGAGTTGAAGGTCGAACCGATGGATTTCAGCGTGAAAAATGCCTTCGATTTGCGAGACCACCAAAAGCTTCACCGAACCCTGATTTTTGGCGAGTTTCCGGGCCTCTCTCTCGCAAGCCGAAACTTCCTTTTGGAGACGATGAGCCGCGCGCCTGAGAGCTCACTGACGCGCTTTAAGCCGCTGACGCCGGGGCTTTCGGAAGCGCGCCTTCGCTATACCAACAAGGCTGGTCGGGCCCTCGGATTTCACGTCGAGAACGCCGCACTCTCCGACCCTCGCCGGCCTCTTGGTCAATGCCCCGTGCTCTTCGTGAGCGCAGCGATCTACGTCAACGAGGACGGCCGGCTCAACGACGACCAGTACGAGTACGACACCATCTCGTTCCCCTTCTTTGAGGCGCTCGGTCGCGAGGTTTCCGCCTATTTAGAACATATTACGTGCACGTAA